Proteins from a genomic interval of Caulobacter sp. SL161:
- a CDS encoding arginyltransferase yields the protein MTQHFPTRQLRFFLTAPTPCPYLPGREERKVFAHLPLSDGPIVNDSLTQVGFRRSQNIAYRPACETCRACQSARAPAAEYILSRSERKILGRNDDLERHLVEAEATLEQFELLRRYLLARHADGGMAEMTWPDYVAMVEDTAVRTHLIEYRRKSLDRGPGDLVACVLVDVLADGLSLVYSFYEPDQPRRSLGSFIILDHIVQAQQNALPYVYLGYWVPGSEKMAYKARFSPLEILKPGGWSLMSARERGARPPRGPGALKDACDLPLSDAQPADIEDLD from the coding sequence GTGACGCAGCATTTTCCGACGCGACAGCTTCGGTTCTTTCTGACGGCGCCCACGCCTTGCCCTTACCTGCCCGGTCGCGAGGAGCGGAAGGTCTTCGCCCACCTGCCGCTGTCCGACGGCCCCATCGTCAATGACAGCCTGACCCAGGTCGGCTTTCGCCGCTCCCAGAACATCGCTTATCGACCCGCCTGCGAGACATGCCGCGCATGTCAGTCCGCCCGGGCCCCGGCGGCAGAGTACATCCTGTCGCGCTCCGAGCGAAAGATCCTCGGCCGCAACGATGATCTGGAACGTCACCTGGTCGAGGCCGAAGCGACGCTGGAGCAGTTCGAGCTGCTGCGCCGCTATCTGCTGGCCCGCCACGCCGATGGCGGCATGGCGGAGATGACCTGGCCCGACTATGTGGCGATGGTCGAGGACACGGCGGTCCGTACGCACCTGATCGAGTATCGCCGCAAGTCACTCGACCGAGGCCCCGGCGATCTCGTGGCCTGCGTCCTGGTCGACGTGCTCGCTGACGGCCTGTCGCTGGTCTACAGCTTCTATGAGCCGGACCAGCCGCGTCGCAGCCTGGGCTCATTCATCATTCTGGATCACATCGTACAGGCGCAGCAGAACGCCCTGCCCTACGTCTATCTCGGCTATTGGGTGCCCGGCAGCGAGAAGATGGCCTACAAGGCGCGCTTCTCGCCGCTGGAGATCCTCAAGCCCGGCGGCTGGTCGCTGATGTCAGCCCGCGAGCGCGGCGCGCGGCCGCCGCGCGGGCCAGGCGCTCTCAAGGACGCCTGCGACCTGCCGCTCAGCGACGCCCAGCCGGCGGACATAGAAGACCTGG
- a CDS encoding flagellar motor protein MotB: MAVNSEQPIIIKKVKKGGGHGHHGGAWKVAYADFVTAMMAFFLLMWLLNTTSPEQKQGIADYFAPASIASTTSGSGGILGGTSLGDDGAKADGKLSVVQQMAPEAQDVTKEAQSSETASLDSASEQALRDALAKKEQDSFASAAQSLRQSLQDMPELAELSKQILIDQTPEGLRIQLVDQEGRSMFKENSREPNDRARVLLRAVAKVINQLPNRVTISGHTSANAFGKKQDGDWALSAQRADASRQVLRSAGVDDDRVYQVSGKANSEPLYADDPTLAGNRRISIVLLREKPVLPDGL; this comes from the coding sequence ATGGCGGTCAACAGCGAACAGCCGATCATCATCAAGAAGGTCAAGAAGGGCGGCGGTCATGGTCACCATGGCGGCGCCTGGAAGGTGGCCTATGCCGACTTCGTGACGGCGATGATGGCGTTCTTCCTGTTGATGTGGCTGCTGAACACGACCAGCCCCGAGCAAAAGCAGGGCATCGCCGACTACTTCGCGCCGGCCTCGATCGCGTCCACCACAAGCGGCTCGGGCGGCATCCTGGGCGGCACGTCGCTGGGCGATGACGGCGCCAAGGCCGACGGCAAGCTGTCGGTCGTCCAGCAGATGGCCCCCGAGGCCCAGGACGTCACCAAGGAAGCCCAGAGCAGCGAAACGGCCAGCCTGGACTCGGCAAGCGAGCAGGCCCTTCGCGACGCTCTCGCCAAGAAGGAGCAGGACAGCTTCGCCTCTGCAGCACAGTCCTTGCGCCAGTCGCTGCAAGACATGCCGGAACTGGCTGAACTCTCCAAGCAGATCCTGATCGACCAGACGCCCGAAGGCCTGCGCATCCAGCTCGTCGACCAGGAAGGTCGCTCGATGTTCAAGGAGAACTCGCGCGAGCCCAATGACCGGGCCCGGGTGCTGCTTCGCGCGGTCGCCAAGGTGATCAACCAGCTTCCGAACCGCGTGACCATTTCCGGCCACACCAGCGCCAACGCCTTCGGCAAGAAGCAGGACGGCGATTGGGCGCTCTCGGCCCAGCGCGCCGACGCGTCGCGGCAGGTGCTCCGCAGCGCCGGCGTCGACGATGACCGCGTCTATCAGGTGTCGGGCAAGGCCAACTCCGAACCACTCTACGCCGACGACCCGACCCTGGCGGGCAACCGGCGGATTTCCATCGTCCTGCTTCGAGAAAAGCCCGTACTGCCTGACGGCCTGTGA
- the bioD gene encoding dethiobiotin synthase, translating into MNSLFVAGTGTDLGKTHVACALLEAARARGLSVDAFKPVVSGFDPDAAGDSDPARLARALGRPDAWAEVSPRRYRAPLAPNLAARLEGDTLQMDDLITDCRGWLSSRNVDLALIEGAGGVMSPMTDEATNLDLMVALGLPVLLVAGSYLGTASHLLTALEVLRARGLSIAAIVVSESLDAPDLDQTLGLLSAFEHQAPILSAPRAGTWDAGSLVDLLVA; encoded by the coding sequence ATGAATTCGCTCTTTGTCGCCGGCACGGGAACCGACCTTGGCAAGACCCATGTCGCTTGCGCGCTTCTGGAGGCTGCGCGCGCGCGGGGCCTGAGCGTTGACGCCTTCAAGCCCGTGGTCAGCGGCTTTGATCCGGACGCGGCGGGCGACAGCGACCCCGCCCGGCTGGCCCGCGCCCTGGGCCGTCCTGACGCCTGGGCAGAGGTTTCCCCGCGCCGCTACCGCGCGCCTTTGGCGCCGAACCTCGCCGCCCGGCTCGAGGGCGATACGCTGCAGATGGACGACCTGATCACCGACTGCCGGGGCTGGCTTTCGTCGCGAAACGTCGACCTGGCCCTGATCGAAGGCGCAGGCGGGGTGATGTCGCCGATGACCGACGAGGCGACCAATCTGGACCTGATGGTCGCGCTTGGACTGCCGGTCCTGCTGGTGGCGGGCAGCTATCTGGGCACAGCCAGCCATCTGCTCACGGCGCTGGAGGTCTTGCGCGCGCGTGGCCTGTCCATCGCGGCGATCGTGGTCAGCGAAAGCCTGGACGCGCCGGACCTGGATCAGACCCTGGGCCTGCTGAGCGCGTTCGAGCACCAGGCGCCGATCCTGAGCGCGCCCCGCGCCGGAACCTGGGACGCGGGGTCGCTGGTCGATCTGCTTGTAGCCTGA
- the bioF gene encoding 8-amino-7-oxononanoate synthase, which produces MRSLDAFAGQKLAALDAQSLRRRLSPTRRHDGAVVERNGTRMISFSCNDYLNLSQHHLVRAAAAEAALNYGAGAAASRLVTGDHPLLSDLEKRLARLKGTEAACVFGSGYLANTGVIPTLVGPGDVILIDALAHACIWAGAQLSGAKVVKFAHNDPADLERLLLAERGAARHALVATDGVFSMDGDIAPLDALSDLCQRHDAWLLSDDAHGVGVLAEGRGSGALFPTAKIPLQMGTLSKALGSYGGYLCGSQAVVDLLKTRARTLVYATGLPPASAAAALASLDLIAANPTMTDLPLAKARLFTRRLGLPEACSPIVPVVLGSAESALAASTELQNQGFLVVAIRPPTVPDGTARLRIAFSAAHDDADIIRLADAIAKLRETGS; this is translated from the coding sequence ATGCGCAGCCTCGACGCCTTCGCCGGCCAAAAGCTGGCGGCTCTCGACGCCCAGAGCCTCAGGCGGCGCCTGTCCCCGACCCGTCGCCACGACGGCGCGGTGGTCGAACGCAACGGCACGCGGATGATCTCGTTCTCCTGCAACGACTATCTGAACCTGTCACAGCACCATCTGGTGCGGGCTGCGGCGGCTGAGGCGGCGTTGAACTACGGCGCCGGCGCGGCGGCCTCGCGTCTCGTCACCGGCGATCATCCGCTGCTCTCCGATCTCGAAAAGCGCCTGGCGCGCTTGAAGGGAACCGAAGCGGCCTGTGTCTTCGGCTCCGGCTACCTGGCCAACACCGGGGTGATCCCGACCCTGGTCGGCCCCGGCGACGTCATCCTAATCGACGCTTTGGCCCACGCCTGCATCTGGGCGGGCGCGCAGTTGTCGGGCGCCAAGGTCGTCAAGTTCGCCCACAACGATCCGGCCGATCTTGAGCGGCTTCTGCTCGCCGAGCGTGGCGCGGCCCGCCACGCCCTGGTGGCCACGGACGGTGTCTTCTCGATGGACGGCGACATCGCGCCGCTGGACGCTTTGTCGGATCTTTGCCAGCGCCATGACGCCTGGCTGCTCAGTGACGACGCCCACGGCGTCGGCGTCCTCGCCGAGGGACGCGGCTCGGGCGCGCTCTTCCCGACCGCCAAGATCCCGCTGCAGATGGGCACATTGTCAAAGGCGCTGGGATCGTATGGCGGCTATCTGTGCGGCTCTCAGGCGGTGGTCGACCTTCTGAAGACCCGCGCCCGAACCCTGGTCTATGCGACCGGCCTGCCCCCCGCCTCCGCTGCGGCGGCGCTGGCTTCGCTGGACCTGATTGCGGCCAACCCGACGATGACCGACCTCCCGCTGGCCAAGGCGCGGCTGTTCACGCGCCGTCTGGGCCTGCCCGAGGCCTGCAGCCCCATCGTTCCTGTGGTGCTGGGATCGGCGGAAAGCGCCCTCGCCGCCTCTACGGAATTGCAGAACCAGGGCTTCCTCGTCGTCGCGATCCGCCCGCCGACGGTTCCAGACGGCACGGCGCGCCTGCGGATCGCCTTCAGCGCCGCCCATGACGACGCCGATATCATCCGACTGGCCGACGCCATCGCCAAGCTGCGGGAGACCGGCTCATGA
- a CDS encoding adenosylmethionine--8-amino-7-oxononanoate transaminase yields the protein MSDPRWLTEGAPHVWRPYCQMKTARPPLPVVATRGSRLVLDDGRELVDGLASWWTACHGYNHPHIADALRAQIGAMPHVMFGGLAHEPAYRLARRLASLLPGDLDHVFFAESGSVAVEIAMKMALQHQINRGVSGRTRFLAFRGGYHGDTLATMTVCDPEEGMHSLFAGVMPAQVIADLPRDPASEAALDALLAVRGHEIAAMLVEPLIQGAGGMLPHPPEVLRTLRRLADKHGVLLIFDEIFTGFGRTGTLFAMQAAGVEPDIVTLSKALTGGTLPLSAAVARRHVFEAFWSDDPGAALMHGPTYMANPLACAAANASLDLFEDGAWARDVARVSAALAEGLEPCRAGEGVVDVRTLGAIGVVEFEAPVPVSDFCARFAALGVWIRPMGKVVYLTPAFTTPNEDLSRLTSAVRQVVGVD from the coding sequence ATGTCCGATCCCCGATGGCTGACCGAAGGCGCGCCGCATGTCTGGCGACCCTATTGCCAGATGAAGACCGCCCGGCCTCCGTTGCCTGTGGTCGCGACGCGCGGTTCGCGGCTGGTCCTGGACGATGGTCGAGAGCTGGTCGACGGTCTGGCGTCCTGGTGGACGGCCTGTCACGGCTACAACCATCCTCACATTGCCGATGCGCTGCGGGCCCAGATCGGCGCCATGCCGCATGTCATGTTCGGTGGCCTGGCGCACGAGCCGGCCTATCGCCTCGCCAGGCGGCTGGCCAGCCTGCTGCCGGGTGATCTCGATCACGTGTTTTTCGCCGAAAGCGGCTCGGTCGCGGTCGAGATCGCGATGAAGATGGCGCTGCAGCACCAGATCAATCGCGGTGTGAGCGGCCGCACACGGTTCCTGGCTTTCCGGGGCGGCTACCACGGCGACACCCTGGCGACGATGACGGTCTGCGATCCGGAGGAGGGGATGCACAGCCTGTTTGCGGGCGTCATGCCGGCCCAGGTGATCGCCGACCTGCCCCGGGACCCTGCGTCCGAGGCGGCGCTCGACGCTCTGCTCGCCGTGCGCGGACACGAGATCGCCGCCATGCTGGTGGAGCCCCTGATCCAGGGCGCAGGCGGGATGCTTCCGCACCCGCCTGAGGTGCTGCGGACCCTTCGCCGCCTGGCCGACAAGCACGGCGTGCTGCTGATCTTCGACGAGATCTTCACCGGCTTTGGCCGCACCGGGACGCTGTTCGCCATGCAGGCGGCGGGCGTCGAGCCGGATATCGTCACCCTGTCCAAGGCCCTGACCGGCGGGACGTTGCCGCTGTCGGCGGCGGTCGCCCGCCGTCATGTGTTCGAGGCCTTCTGGTCGGATGATCCGGGCGCGGCCCTCATGCATGGCCCCACCTACATGGCCAACCCGCTGGCCTGCGCCGCCGCCAACGCCTCGCTGGATCTGTTCGAGGATGGCGCCTGGGCGCGCGACGTCGCGCGCGTGTCGGCGGCGCTGGCGGAAGGGCTTGAGCCGTGTCGGGCCGGAGAGGGCGTGGTCGATGTCCGCACCTTGGGCGCGATCGGCGTCGTCGAGTTCGAGGCCCCCGTGCCCGTATCGGATTTCTGCGCGCGGTTCGCCGCCCTGGGCGTCTGGATCCGGCCGATGGGCAAGGTGGTCTATCTGACACCGGCCTTTACGACGCCAAACGAGGATCTTTCGCGGCTCACCTCGGCGGTGCGACAGGTTGTCGGCGTCGATTGA
- a CDS encoding DMT family transporter yields MTGLAGSGPSGAMSGKSSPLSVLEYLAIFAIIMTWGINNAAAKVATAYLPPMTVGGLRFLAALVFLFPFIRPPFPEPKKLAAIVLLTGPIHFGLVYVGFGMGQSLSPLVVASQLWIPFTALVAWKLLGETMRLPAVLGLIVAFVGVTWMTLDPHTSGDLPAIVLIVLASACWAVATILVRMTPGAKPLKVQAVTALFAAPSLLAMSFAFETQVVERVMTAPPIAWACVIFAGVVSTIGASALLFWLVQRREAGRVTPYFLLTPLVSCTLGVAFLGDKLTPQLLIGGAATMVGVALVALTEKRARAEEALAETA; encoded by the coding sequence TTGACCGGGCTCGCCGGGTCTGGTCCAAGCGGGGCCATGTCCGGCAAGTCATCCCCGCTCTCGGTCCTGGAGTATCTGGCGATCTTCGCGATCATCATGACCTGGGGGATCAACAACGCCGCCGCGAAGGTCGCGACCGCCTATTTGCCGCCCATGACCGTCGGCGGTTTGCGTTTCCTGGCCGCGCTGGTCTTTCTGTTTCCGTTCATTCGTCCGCCGTTCCCCGAGCCCAAGAAACTGGCGGCGATCGTGCTGCTGACCGGCCCGATCCACTTCGGTCTCGTCTATGTCGGATTCGGCATGGGTCAGTCGCTGAGCCCCCTCGTGGTGGCCAGCCAACTCTGGATCCCGTTCACGGCTCTGGTGGCCTGGAAACTGCTCGGCGAGACTATGCGGCTGCCGGCGGTGCTGGGCCTGATCGTCGCGTTCGTCGGGGTCACCTGGATGACCCTGGATCCCCACACCTCCGGTGATCTGCCTGCGATTGTCCTGATCGTGCTGGCCAGCGCCTGCTGGGCGGTTGCGACGATTCTGGTCCGCATGACGCCGGGCGCGAAACCCCTGAAGGTGCAGGCGGTCACGGCGCTGTTCGCCGCGCCGAGCCTTCTGGCGATGTCGTTCGCGTTCGAGACCCAGGTCGTGGAACGGGTCATGACCGCGCCGCCGATCGCCTGGGCGTGCGTGATCTTCGCAGGGGTGGTCTCAACGATCGGCGCCAGCGCGCTGCTCTTCTGGCTGGTCCAGCGGCGCGAGGCGGGCCGGGTGACGCCGTATTTTCTGCTGACGCCCCTGGTCTCCTGCACGCTCGGCGTCGCTTTCCTGGGCGACAAGCTTACGCCGCAACTGCTGATCGGCGGGGCGGCGACGATGGTCGGCGTGGCGCTGGTGGCCCTGACGGAAAAGCGAGCGCGGGCCGAAGAGGCGTTGGCGGAAACGGCCTAG
- the sodC gene encoding superoxide dismutase[Cu-Zn] — protein sequence MTRLTVAAGLGLAALIAASPALAQSIATAVVKAGDGKDAGVVTVTEAPRGVLLKLELKGLTPGWHAVHFHEKGDCGTPDFKSAGAHVHSAATTVHGLLNPDANDNGDLPNIFAGPDGSATAEIYSTLVSLKGAGDRPALLDADGSSIVVHANPDDHKTQPIGGAGARVACGVIK from the coding sequence ATGACCCGACTTACCGTCGCCGCCGGGCTCGGCCTCGCCGCCCTGATCGCCGCCTCCCCGGCCCTGGCGCAAAGCATCGCGACCGCCGTCGTCAAGGCGGGCGACGGCAAGGACGCCGGGGTCGTGACGGTCACCGAAGCCCCGCGCGGAGTCCTTCTCAAGCTCGAACTCAAGGGGCTGACGCCGGGCTGGCACGCGGTGCATTTCCACGAAAAGGGCGACTGCGGGACGCCGGACTTCAAGTCGGCGGGCGCGCATGTCCATTCCGCCGCGACCACGGTGCACGGGCTGCTGAACCCCGACGCGAACGACAACGGCGACCTCCCGAACATCTTCGCGGGACCGGACGGCTCGGCGACGGCGGAAATCTACTCGACGCTCGTTTCGCTGAAGGGCGCCGGGGACCGCCCCGCCCTGCTGGACGCCGACGGTTCGTCGATCGTCGTCCACGCCAACCCCGACGACCACAAGACCCAGCCCATCGGCGGCGCCGGCGCACGTGTGGCCTGCGGCGTGATCAAGTAG
- the gyrA gene encoding DNA gyrase subunit A has protein sequence MNDDHNTIPADGSRGDIAPINIEDELRRSYLDYAMSVIVSRALPDARDGLKPVHRRVLFSMHEQGQTPERPYVKSARVVGDVMGKYHPHGDASIYFTLVRMTQSFSMGLVLIDGQGNFGSVDGDMPAAMRYTECRMAPPAMALLADLDKDTVDFADNYDGKEQEPTVLPSRIPNLLVNGAGGIAVGMATNIPPHNLGEVIDACLLLIDQPDVTTDQLLDLVPGPDFPTGGEIIGRAGPRQALLTGRGSVIMRGVASVEELRAGREAIIVTEIPYQVNKANLVEHIAELVRDKKIEGVADIRDESNRDGMRIVVELKRDASGEVILNQLYRFTALQSSFGVNMLALNRGRPEQMGLHQLIQLFVDFREEVVVRRTKFELGKARDRGHVLVGLTIAVANIDEFIHIIRSSKDPTEARERLVAKSWPAGDMLPLVELIADPRTVQEEGGLIRLTDEQARAILALTLSRLTGLGRDEIGNEAAALADAIRGYLELLSDRANIMAVVREELVEVREKFAIPRRCQIVDGDADMEDEDLIVREDMVITVTMGGYVKRTPLANYRTQHRGGKGKSGMATKNEDAVTRVFSASTHAPLLFFTSGGKVYKMKVWRLPLGVANSRGKAFVNLLPIEPGETITSILALPEDEATWGGLDVMFATRSGSVRRNKLSDFVDVRRNGKIAMKLDEGDGIVGVAVCNADQDVLLTTAAGRCIRFSVDEVRVFASRDSTGVRGVKLLDGDQVISMAVLRSVDATPAERAAYLKHQRAMLRAAEGEEGEDATTIGDDSEEEVGEASLTPERIAELGAAEEILLTVSSEGFGKRTSAYDFRRTGRGGQGLAAQDLSKRGGRLVGSFPVDESDQILLVTDQGQLIRVPVSQIRVAARNTQGVTIFRTAQDEHVVSVERLADSGGDDNQGEDSGAEETP, from the coding sequence TTGAACGACGATCACAACACCATCCCCGCTGACGGTTCGCGCGGGGATATCGCCCCGATCAATATCGAGGACGAACTCCGCCGCTCGTATCTGGATTACGCGATGAGCGTGATCGTCAGTCGCGCCCTGCCGGACGCGCGCGACGGTCTCAAACCCGTTCACCGCCGGGTGCTGTTCTCGATGCACGAGCAGGGCCAGACGCCGGAGCGTCCCTACGTCAAATCCGCCCGCGTGGTCGGTGACGTCATGGGTAAGTATCACCCGCACGGCGACGCCTCGATCTATTTCACCCTGGTTCGGATGACCCAATCGTTCTCGATGGGTCTGGTTCTGATCGACGGCCAGGGCAATTTCGGCTCGGTCGACGGCGATATGCCCGCGGCCATGCGCTACACTGAGTGCCGGATGGCCCCGCCGGCCATGGCCCTGCTGGCTGATCTTGACAAGGACACGGTCGATTTCGCCGACAACTACGACGGCAAGGAGCAGGAACCCACCGTCCTGCCGTCGCGGATCCCGAACCTGCTGGTCAACGGCGCGGGCGGCATCGCCGTCGGCATGGCGACCAACATTCCGCCGCACAATCTGGGCGAGGTCATCGACGCCTGTCTGCTGCTGATCGATCAGCCGGACGTCACCACCGACCAACTTCTTGATCTCGTGCCCGGCCCCGATTTCCCGACGGGCGGCGAGATCATCGGCCGTGCGGGTCCGCGCCAGGCGCTGCTGACCGGCCGTGGCTCGGTGATCATGCGCGGCGTGGCCAGCGTGGAAGAGCTGCGCGCGGGGCGCGAAGCGATCATCGTCACCGAGATCCCGTATCAGGTGAACAAGGCCAATCTGGTCGAGCACATCGCCGAACTGGTGCGCGACAAGAAGATCGAGGGTGTCGCCGACATCCGCGACGAGAGCAACCGCGACGGCATGCGCATCGTGGTCGAGCTGAAGCGCGACGCCTCGGGCGAGGTGATCCTGAACCAGCTCTATCGCTTCACCGCCCTGCAGAGCTCGTTCGGCGTCAACATGCTGGCCCTGAACCGGGGGCGCCCCGAACAGATGGGCCTGCACCAGCTGATCCAGCTGTTCGTCGACTTCCGCGAGGAAGTCGTCGTCCGCCGGACCAAGTTCGAGCTGGGCAAGGCCCGTGATCGCGGCCACGTGCTGGTCGGTTTGACGATCGCCGTCGCCAATATCGACGAGTTCATCCACATCATCCGCTCGTCCAAGGATCCGACCGAGGCGCGTGAGCGCTTGGTGGCCAAGTCCTGGCCGGCCGGTGACATGCTGCCGCTGGTCGAGCTGATCGCCGACCCGCGCACGGTGCAGGAAGAGGGCGGGCTGATCCGCCTGACCGACGAGCAGGCCCGCGCCATCCTGGCCCTAACCCTCTCGCGCCTGACCGGCCTTGGCCGTGACGAGATCGGCAACGAGGCCGCAGCCCTGGCCGACGCCATCCGCGGCTATCTGGAGCTCCTGTCGGACCGCGCCAACATCATGGCCGTGGTCCGCGAGGAGCTGGTCGAGGTTCGCGAGAAGTTCGCCATTCCGCGCCGCTGCCAGATCGTCGACGGCGACGCCGACATGGAAGACGAAGACCTGATCGTCCGCGAGGACATGGTCATCACCGTGACCATGGGCGGCTATGTGAAGCGTACGCCGCTGGCCAACTACCGCACCCAGCACCGGGGCGGCAAAGGCAAGTCGGGCATGGCGACCAAGAACGAGGACGCCGTCACCCGCGTGTTCTCGGCCTCGACCCATGCGCCGCTGCTGTTCTTCACCTCGGGCGGCAAGGTCTACAAGATGAAGGTGTGGCGCCTGCCGCTGGGCGTCGCCAATTCGCGCGGCAAGGCGTTCGTCAACCTGCTGCCGATCGAACCGGGCGAGACGATCACCTCGATCCTGGCCCTGCCGGAGGACGAGGCCACCTGGGGCGGCCTGGACGTGATGTTCGCCACCCGCTCGGGCAGTGTTCGCCGCAACAAGCTGAGCGACTTCGTGGATGTGCGTCGCAATGGCAAGATCGCGATGAAGCTGGACGAGGGCGACGGTATTGTCGGCGTGGCGGTCTGCAACGCCGACCAGGACGTGCTGCTGACCACGGCAGCCGGCCGCTGCATCCGCTTCTCGGTTGATGAAGTGCGTGTGTTCGCCAGCCGCGACTCGACCGGCGTGCGTGGCGTGAAGCTTCTGGATGGTGACCAGGTCATCTCGATGGCCGTCCTGCGTAGCGTGGACGCCACCCCGGCCGAGCGCGCCGCCTATCTCAAGCACCAGCGCGCCATGCTGCGCGCCGCCGAGGGCGAGGAGGGCGAGGACGCCACGACCATCGGGGATGATAGCGAAGAAGAGGTTGGCGAAGCGTCCCTGACGCCGGAGCGCATCGCCGAACTGGGCGCGGCCGAGGAAATCCTTCTGACCGTCTCGTCGGAAGGCTTCGGCAAGCGGACCAGCGCCTATGATTTCCGCCGCACGGGCCGTGGCGGTCAGGGCCTGGCGGCTCAGGATCTGAGCAAGCGCGGCGGCCGTCTGGTGGGCTCGTTCCCGGTCGACGAGAGCGATCAGATCCTGCTGGTCACCGACCAGGGACAACTGATCCGGGTGCCAGTCTCGCAAATTCGTGTTGCGGCGCGGAATACTCAGGGCGTAACCATCTTCCGCACCGCGCAGGACGAGCACGTCGTCAGCGTCGAGCGCCTCGCCGATTCCGGCGGGGACGACAACCAGGGCGAGGACAGCGGGGCGGAAGAGACCCCGTAA
- the coaD gene encoding pantetheine-phosphate adenylyltransferase, with translation MRVGLYPGTFDPVTNGHLDIIGRAVKLVDKLVIGVAINIGKGPLFSLEERVEILERETAHLKKIAEIEVRPFDSLLMHFARDVNAQMIVRGLRAVADFEYEFQMTAMNQQLDREIETVFLMADPRHQAIASRLVKEIATLGGDIGKFVPPGVAQQLLAKVGKG, from the coding sequence ATGCGGGTCGGGCTTTATCCGGGTACGTTCGACCCGGTCACCAACGGTCACCTCGACATCATCGGGCGGGCCGTGAAGCTGGTCGACAAGCTGGTGATCGGCGTCGCGATCAACATCGGCAAGGGCCCGCTGTTCTCTCTGGAGGAGCGGGTCGAGATCCTCGAGCGCGAGACCGCGCATCTCAAGAAGATCGCCGAGATCGAGGTGCGGCCCTTCGACAGCCTGCTGATGCACTTCGCCCGCGACGTGAACGCCCAGATGATCGTGCGCGGCCTGCGGGCCGTGGCCGACTTCGAGTACGAATTCCAGATGACGGCCATGAACCAGCAGCTGGATCGCGAAATCGAAACGGTGTTCCTGATGGCCGATCCGCGCCACCAGGCGATTGCTTCACGGCTGGTGAAAGAAATCGCGACCCTCGGCGGTGACATCGGCAAGTTCGTGCCGCCCGGCGTGGCGCAGCAGTTGTTGGCCAAGGTCGGAAAGGGCTAG
- a CDS encoding peptidylprolyl isomerase has product MKLATTAAALALAATTVSFGAASAQAVSDWRTPDPNNVLVVETNKGRIIAELYPEVAPNHVERVRGLAKSGFYDGLSFFRVISDFMAQTGDPKNTGEGGSDLPDLTAEFNFRRGADMPLGAGFKVGSNESGWVYALPVTSQPSALAVMTADRKVSTWGNFCPGVVGMARAGDPNSANSQFYFMRAANAGLDKTYTAFGRVLQGVDVVKAIKTGEPVPDPQDKMLSVKVLADIPADKRPTIQVMDTRGPAFKALVTKRQGELGSSFTNCDVDVPAQVK; this is encoded by the coding sequence ATGAAGCTCGCCACGACCGCCGCCGCGCTGGCGCTGGCCGCCACCACGGTTTCCTTTGGCGCGGCCTCCGCCCAGGCCGTGTCTGACTGGCGCACGCCTGACCCCAACAACGTTCTGGTGGTCGAGACCAACAAGGGCCGCATCATCGCCGAACTCTATCCCGAGGTCGCGCCGAACCACGTCGAGCGCGTGCGCGGCCTGGCCAAGAGCGGCTTCTATGACGGCCTGAGCTTCTTCCGCGTGATCTCGGATTTCATGGCCCAGACAGGCGACCCGAAGAACACCGGGGAAGGCGGATCGGACCTCCCGGACCTGACCGCGGAGTTCAACTTCCGTCGCGGCGCCGACATGCCGCTAGGCGCCGGTTTCAAGGTGGGCAGCAACGAGTCGGGCTGGGTCTACGCGCTGCCCGTCACCAGCCAGCCCTCCGCCCTGGCCGTCATGACCGCCGACCGCAAGGTGTCGACCTGGGGCAACTTCTGCCCCGGCGTGGTGGGCATGGCGCGGGCGGGTGACCCCAATAGCGCCAACAGCCAATTCTACTTCATGCGCGCGGCGAACGCGGGCCTCGACAAGACCTACACGGCCTTCGGCCGCGTGCTGCAGGGCGTGGATGTGGTCAAGGCCATCAAGACCGGCGAGCCGGTTCCGGACCCGCAGGACAAGATGCTGAGCGTGAAGGTCCTGGCCGATATCCCGGCGGACAAGCGCCCGACGATCCAGGTCATGGACACGCGCGGCCCCGCGTTCAAGGCTCTGGTGACCAAGCGCCAGGGCGAGCTGGGCTCCAGCTTCACCAATTGTGACGTCGACGTCCCCGCCCAGGTGAAATGA